From the Leptospira sp. WS60.C2 genome, one window contains:
- a CDS encoding class I SAM-dependent RNA methyltransferase — MDIFFVHPGDELVVEYVKRRPRQRSLKIHEIIRNHNWDLVKCNVFGKCGGCTGQHIPYETQLELKFKPILDSFSKDLGISINPIQKSEIYAYRSRMDFSVFPGPTIGQRQRGNFRNVVPIQECSIQSEWANIALKDVQNVLNEFPEIIWDRRSEEGGLKYLTIRKAQNTKDGILIFTFTDGFESHPLMEKFREKCKSSLGQPSLLFCYNRPKSEVSAVGRPEILRGKASFTEVVLGHQFDVPFDSFFQPNPNGFLPILNFIKERIQAHPNQTLIDLFCGNGFFSLLYGEHFQRIEGYELTESSIEIASRLFTSTYPSKSHQFQVANLFLSTDLLKKKENATLILDPPRAGAGKLVNHWIRDFGPEFVFYVSCNPYSQKEDVRSFLSAYDYVDGILIDPYPHTPHTESVLFFRRKQR, encoded by the coding sequence GTGGACATTTTTTTTGTTCACCCAGGTGACGAACTAGTCGTTGAATATGTGAAACGAAGGCCACGTCAAAGATCTTTAAAAATTCACGAAATCATCAGAAATCACAATTGGGATTTAGTAAAATGTAATGTGTTTGGTAAGTGTGGAGGTTGCACAGGGCAACACATCCCGTACGAAACACAACTCGAGCTCAAATTCAAACCCATTTTAGACAGTTTTTCCAAAGATTTAGGAATCTCCATCAATCCCATTCAAAAATCAGAAATTTACGCCTATCGTTCCCGAATGGATTTTTCTGTTTTTCCAGGTCCTACGATTGGACAAAGACAACGTGGGAATTTTCGAAATGTAGTTCCCATACAGGAATGTTCCATCCAATCAGAATGGGCGAACATTGCCTTAAAAGACGTACAAAATGTACTCAATGAATTCCCTGAAATCATCTGGGACAGAAGATCGGAAGAAGGTGGCCTAAAGTATTTGACCATCAGAAAAGCACAAAATACGAAAGATGGAATATTGATTTTTACATTTACAGATGGTTTTGAATCCCACCCGCTCATGGAAAAGTTTCGTGAGAAATGTAAATCATCTCTGGGACAACCATCCCTCCTCTTTTGTTACAATCGACCCAAATCAGAAGTTTCAGCGGTGGGCCGTCCTGAAATCCTAAGAGGGAAAGCAAGTTTCACTGAAGTAGTTTTGGGACATCAGTTCGATGTTCCGTTTGATTCTTTTTTCCAACCGAATCCAAATGGATTTTTACCAATTTTAAATTTTATCAAAGAACGAATCCAGGCTCACCCAAACCAAACGTTGATCGATTTATTTTGTGGGAATGGTTTTTTTTCTCTGTTATACGGAGAACATTTTCAACGTATAGAAGGATATGAACTCACCGAGTCTTCGATCGAGATTGCTTCTAGATTATTTACTAGTACCTACCCGTCCAAATCACACCAGTTTCAAGTGGCAAATTTATTTCTTTCAACTGACTTATTAAAGAAAAAGGAAAATGCTACTCTGATCCTTGACCCTCCCAGAGCTGGTGCAGGAAAACTAGTCAACCATTGGATCAGAGATTTTGGTCCTGAATTCGTATTCTATGTCTCTTGTAATCCTTACTCCCAGAAAGAAGATGTTCGAAGTTTTTTATCTGCCTACGACTATGTTGATGGCATTCTGATTGATCCCTATCCACACACTCCACATACAGAATCCGTTCTTTTCTTTCGCAGAAAACAAAGATAA
- a CDS encoding SpoIID/LytB domain-containing protein: MKKRTSILFFCIVILGQIGCASVMVSNWAPDESNFKSRPVRVLLGYASDEEIFKTSGEIIVKDANELTIKKAYDFLSLNPTAIKAPISIHSNAEWIDYKGVSYRGSILLKPIGGKVFIINVVPVELYLLSVVPSEVSASWPKEALKAQAICARTYVVKEMLNRKKQEFDVDTSTNTQVYKGKNKEHKNTTEAVFETEGLILIHKGQPIQSFFHSNAGGYTEDPANVWGNPIEYLKPVPSEYDKDGDQYSWEEKWKTDFINNSLRDLGVGEIQDIIVASRFPTSRVNELEIIGTSGTKRIKATEFRKKMGATKLKSTRFGIRKEDSGDFYVKGLGSGHGVGMSQWGSFAMAKSQFNHKEILQHYFKGIEFARIVAR, translated from the coding sequence ATGAAAAAACGGACATCGATTTTATTTTTCTGCATTGTCATCTTGGGACAAATCGGATGTGCGAGTGTTATGGTATCCAATTGGGCTCCAGACGAATCTAACTTTAAATCAAGACCAGTAAGAGTATTACTTGGTTACGCCAGTGATGAAGAAATCTTCAAAACATCAGGTGAGATCATTGTCAAAGATGCAAATGAACTAACCATCAAAAAAGCTTACGATTTTTTATCTTTAAATCCAACGGCGATCAAAGCTCCCATATCCATTCACAGTAATGCAGAGTGGATTGATTACAAAGGAGTGAGTTACCGAGGTTCCATTTTACTTAAACCGATCGGTGGAAAAGTATTCATCATTAATGTAGTTCCCGTTGAATTGTATCTTTTATCTGTTGTCCCTTCAGAAGTGAGTGCCTCTTGGCCAAAAGAAGCACTCAAGGCACAAGCGATCTGTGCGAGAACTTATGTTGTCAAAGAAATGTTAAACCGCAAAAAACAAGAGTTTGATGTTGATACTTCCACAAACACACAAGTTTACAAAGGGAAAAACAAAGAACATAAAAATACAACGGAAGCAGTCTTTGAAACAGAAGGTTTAATACTCATACACAAAGGCCAACCGATTCAAAGTTTTTTCCACTCAAATGCAGGTGGATATACGGAAGATCCAGCAAATGTTTGGGGTAATCCAATTGAATATTTAAAACCAGTCCCTTCTGAATATGATAAAGATGGAGACCAATATTCTTGGGAAGAAAAGTGGAAAACCGACTTTATCAACAACAGCTTACGAGATTTAGGCGTGGGTGAGATCCAAGATATAATCGTTGCAAGTCGATTTCCAACTTCACGAGTCAATGAATTAGAAATCATAGGAACATCCGGAACCAAAAGAATCAAAGCCACTGAGTTTCGTAAGAAAATGGGAGCCACAAAACTCAAATCAACCAGATTTGGAATTCGTAAAGAAGATTCTGGAGACTTTTATGTCAAAGGATTAGGCTCAGGACACGGTGTAGGGATGTCACAATGGGGAAGTTTTGCCATGGCTAAAAGCCAATTCAACCATAAAGAAATTTTACAGCACTACTTCAAAGGAATCGAATTCGCAAGAATCGTTGCCAGATAA
- a CDS encoding HDOD domain-containing protein, giving the protein MATLEEYLSQIKDLTIVPPVLLSVLSLDDDNELSFGELEKKVQSDQVLVARLLKLANSPFFSRGNPVANMKQVITRLGFKTVRSMVAMSMTDSLFSQGNYKKFRDEVWDHSVAKGIFAQILCEEKKLKKEAELAITCGLMQDLGRIVLNTIDRKKYVEVLTEFQTSDTSLLSLEKKAFGVDSYEMGNAAAKLWKMPNIIISSIEDLSKPVKEQSTLGQIIGLAGVISKLTGHGKQEPNTLEIFEEYISVLQLEIEDHKIYLTAKDEKLKTNELYQFCSTL; this is encoded by the coding sequence ATGGCTACACTGGAAGAATATCTATCCCAAATCAAAGATCTGACGATCGTTCCGCCAGTCTTACTTTCCGTACTATCCCTAGATGATGATAATGAACTTTCTTTTGGTGAACTGGAAAAAAAAGTCCAATCAGACCAAGTGCTTGTAGCTCGACTTCTAAAATTGGCCAATTCACCTTTTTTCTCTCGTGGCAATCCAGTCGCCAATATGAAACAAGTGATCACACGTCTCGGATTCAAAACCGTTCGAAGTATGGTTGCAATGTCCATGACAGACTCACTTTTTAGCCAAGGTAATTATAAAAAATTTCGAGATGAAGTGTGGGACCATTCCGTTGCAAAAGGAATTTTCGCTCAGATTTTATGTGAAGAGAAAAAACTGAAAAAAGAAGCAGAACTTGCTATCACGTGTGGTCTCATGCAAGACCTCGGAAGAATTGTTTTAAACACAATTGATCGAAAAAAATATGTCGAAGTATTAACAGAATTTCAAACATCTGATACTAGTCTTTTATCCCTTGAGAAAAAAGCATTCGGAGTGGATTCCTATGAAATGGGAAATGCTGCCGCAAAACTTTGGAAAATGCCAAATATCATTATCTCTTCGATTGAAGATTTATCAAAACCAGTCAAAGAACAGTCAACTCTCGGACAAATCATTGGATTGGCAGGTGTGATTTCCAAACTGACAGGACACGGAAAACAAGAACCAAACACATTGGAAATATTTGAAGAGTATATATCCGTTTTACAACTTGAAATTGAAGATCATAAAATCTATCTAACCGCAAAAGACGAAAAACTGAAAACAAATGAATTGTATCAGTTTTGTAGTACGTTGTAG
- a CDS encoding adenylate/guanylate cyclase domain-containing protein: MDLEKEEIVRVLVLEPQKKSYDTISQLLVEWFGDYIDLTWRSVFENGAEEIKKVQYDLLITEIQFPELQESSEDILEKIMDMAGPSELPVVVFTKAEGKQLPIHAFQLGINEYFSKRRLKKNILEHRFRNLFREIYRKKVVSIQMDDSLKRFQDLYGMNQSEIQDLNTMVKKFKKELEKEYEEKLNLEFEKKKMQNVFGMYVDPIIVESLMNNTLSLDQKGREQEVSVLFSDIRGYTTLSEKMKPEEVISFLNEYFTAMTEVILGYGGMIDKYIGDSIMCLFGAPVFQEDHRQNALDCALEMLQVFELWQPKWNQIYGFTPQIGIGVASGKAIVGNVGSFQKLSYTAVGDTVNMASRLESMAKPMHVYVSEGLYNHLPEEYSKKYRYEELEPVKIKGKEGLHRILSVKPI; encoded by the coding sequence GTGGATTTAGAAAAAGAAGAAATTGTTAGAGTGTTGGTTTTAGAACCGCAAAAGAAATCGTATGATACTATTTCCCAACTTTTAGTCGAGTGGTTTGGTGATTATATTGATTTGACCTGGCGATCTGTTTTTGAAAACGGCGCCGAAGAAATTAAGAAAGTTCAATACGATCTTCTCATTACGGAAATTCAATTTCCTGAATTACAAGAATCTTCCGAAGACATATTGGAAAAAATTATGGATATGGCTGGGCCATCCGAACTTCCTGTCGTAGTTTTTACCAAAGCGGAAGGTAAACAACTACCGATTCATGCATTTCAGCTTGGAATCAATGAATACTTCAGCAAACGAAGGTTAAAGAAAAATATTTTAGAACATAGGTTTCGAAATTTATTTAGAGAAATTTATCGCAAAAAAGTTGTATCCATTCAAATGGATGATAGTTTGAAACGTTTTCAAGACCTTTACGGTATGAACCAATCGGAAATTCAAGATTTGAATACGATGGTGAAAAAGTTTAAGAAAGAACTCGAAAAAGAATATGAAGAAAAATTAAACTTAGAGTTCGAAAAAAAGAAAATGCAAAACGTGTTTGGGATGTATGTTGATCCTATCATTGTTGAAAGTTTAATGAATAATACTTTGTCGCTAGACCAAAAAGGAAGGGAGCAAGAAGTATCCGTATTATTTTCTGATATTCGGGGTTATACAACCTTATCCGAAAAAATGAAGCCTGAAGAAGTTATCTCTTTTCTAAATGAATATTTTACAGCCATGACGGAAGTGATTTTAGGTTATGGTGGAATGATCGATAAATACATTGGTGATTCCATTATGTGTTTGTTTGGCGCTCCCGTTTTCCAGGAAGATCACAGGCAAAATGCTTTAGACTGTGCATTGGAAATGTTGCAAGTTTTTGAGTTATGGCAACCAAAATGGAACCAGATCTATGGATTCACTCCTCAAATAGGAATTGGTGTTGCATCAGGAAAAGCAATTGTCGGCAATGTTGGTTCTTTTCAAAAGTTATCTTATACTGCAGTGGGGGATACTGTCAATATGGCCAGTCGTTTGGAATCGATGGCAAAACCAATGCACGTGTACGTTTCCGAGGGTTTATACAATCATCTCCCTGAAGAATATTCAAAAAAATATCGATATGAAGAATTGGAACCGGTCAAAATCAAAGGGAAAGAAGGGTTACACCGTATCCTCAGCGTGAAGCCAATCTAA
- a CDS encoding 4Fe-4S dicluster domain-containing protein → MSFLFEFRKFFSKKNTLNFDKVSNVHPTNRGIPVPTKNWEKECGACNICETNCPTQTIQKKGNDLLDFDYGKCLQCGICVNICPDGKLRNSGFLYTFTLHREDFYISYQNGKLLPIPRQNRSLTENQIRFRTLSKKRGFLYREVAAGGNNTVESELNASFNSVFDSESEGIRCVASPKHADAIVYSGPISANMEAPLQTTWDVMSEPKALIACGTEAVSGGLFPLGKRPKEPDLFISGDPPRPDVILQAFRLLLGRFSFQFQEALQKFLESET, encoded by the coding sequence ATGAGTTTTCTTTTTGAATTTAGAAAATTTTTCTCGAAAAAAAACACACTCAACTTTGACAAAGTGTCCAATGTCCATCCCACAAATCGTGGTATACCAGTTCCAACAAAAAATTGGGAAAAGGAGTGTGGAGCTTGTAACATCTGTGAGACCAATTGTCCCACGCAAACCATTCAAAAGAAAGGGAATGACCTTTTGGATTTTGATTATGGCAAATGTTTACAATGTGGGATTTGCGTGAATATTTGCCCTGACGGTAAACTTCGGAATTCAGGATTTCTATACACATTCACATTACACCGCGAGGATTTTTACATTTCCTATCAAAATGGAAAATTGCTCCCAATCCCGAGGCAAAATCGCTCGCTTACGGAGAATCAAATTAGGTTTCGAACATTATCCAAAAAACGTGGGTTTTTGTATCGGGAAGTAGCTGCAGGCGGAAACAATACAGTGGAATCGGAACTCAATGCATCCTTCAATTCTGTGTTTGATTCCGAAAGTGAGGGAATTCGTTGTGTTGCAAGTCCGAAACACGCGGATGCTATTGTCTATTCTGGCCCCATCAGTGCCAATATGGAGGCACCTTTGCAAACCACTTGGGATGTGATGAGCGAACCCAAAGCTCTGATTGCCTGCGGAACGGAGGCAGTGAGTGGTGGACTTTTCCCATTAGGCAAAAGACCAAAGGAACCAGACCTCTTTATTTCAGGAGATCCCCCTAGACCAGATGTAATTTTACAAGCTTTCCGTTTGCTTTTAGGCAGATTTTCCTTCCAATTCCAAGAGGCACTTCAGAAATTTTTAGAGAGTGAAACATAA
- a CDS encoding hydrogenase-4 subunit E: MNKITGITNFNGIYYDFFLQNQKMIMEEQTSKKSNIDFLLDPKYPVWLVRHSFGQDMGPEDYSGFKEEDYLTDQRGKNLSLHQKTGIIRDLFYHGLKVPFSEGHYSHAVGPIHAGIIEPGHFRFVVDGEVISHLTIRLGFQKRGIKELINDKSINQVMPYADVISGDTSIGYGLAFSKVFEELYELQVPKEIRLFRSILVELERIAVHIGDLGGISEDIGYYPLYGVCVTDRGAALGLMETWTGHRFGKSVVRPGRLELNQRITWKQAKESFQQLKNVYQKRIRPQILRALSISTLKERMQGCGFISESDVHKFGFVGMVARMAGVNEDLRLNDSDYPNWKSLPLVEEHHHFNGDVWARMYIRFSEIEQSLSWIETIIQDLDWEKLWRKESLNVHQIVSNSKIKPGVYYSSVEAWRGPLLVAIHFDEKGTVTNSYIRDPSVLNWHALELAVRGEQVGDFPLNNKSFNLSYVGFDL, from the coding sequence ATGAATAAGATCACTGGAATTACCAATTTTAACGGCATTTATTACGATTTTTTCTTACAAAATCAAAAAATGATAATGGAAGAACAAACTTCTAAAAAAAGTAATATTGATTTTCTTTTAGATCCAAAATACCCAGTTTGGTTGGTTCGACATTCTTTTGGTCAAGATATGGGTCCGGAAGATTATTCTGGATTTAAAGAAGAGGATTATTTAACAGACCAAAGAGGAAAAAACTTATCCTTACATCAGAAAACGGGTATCATTCGAGATTTATTCTACCATGGACTAAAAGTACCGTTTTCCGAAGGTCATTATTCGCATGCAGTAGGTCCAATCCATGCTGGTATCATTGAGCCTGGTCACTTTCGTTTTGTTGTTGATGGTGAAGTCATTTCTCATTTAACAATTCGATTGGGTTTTCAAAAAAGAGGTATCAAAGAACTCATAAATGATAAGTCTATAAACCAAGTGATGCCATATGCGGATGTCATTTCAGGTGATACTAGCATTGGTTATGGTTTGGCTTTTTCCAAAGTTTTCGAAGAACTATACGAACTTCAAGTTCCGAAAGAAATTCGTTTGTTTCGTTCCATTCTTGTTGAATTAGAACGAATCGCAGTTCACATCGGTGACTTGGGTGGAATTTCGGAAGATATTGGTTATTATCCATTGTATGGAGTTTGCGTGACCGATCGGGGAGCTGCCCTTGGTCTTATGGAAACATGGACAGGGCATCGGTTTGGTAAATCAGTTGTTCGGCCAGGACGGTTAGAGTTAAATCAACGTATCACTTGGAAACAAGCAAAAGAATCTTTCCAACAATTAAAGAACGTATACCAAAAGAGAATTCGTCCTCAGATTCTAAGGGCTCTATCCATTTCAACGTTAAAAGAAAGGATGCAAGGTTGTGGTTTCATTTCTGAGTCTGATGTACACAAATTTGGATTTGTTGGTATGGTTGCTAGGATGGCCGGAGTAAACGAAGATTTACGATTAAATGATTCAGACTATCCAAATTGGAAGTCACTTCCTTTAGTCGAAGAGCACCATCATTTTAACGGTGATGTTTGGGCAAGAATGTACATTCGCTTTTCTGAAATTGAACAATCACTATCTTGGATCGAAACGATCATTCAAGATTTGGATTGGGAGAAGTTATGGAGAAAAGAGAGTTTAAATGTTCATCAAATTGTTTCTAATTCCAAAATAAAACCGGGAGTGTATTACTCATCCGTCGAAGCATGGAGAGGACCATTACTTGTGGCTATTCATTTCGATGAAAAAGGGACTGTTACCAATTCTTATATTCGTGACCCCTCGGTTTTGAATTGGCATGCACTTGAGTTAGCAGTTCGGGGTGAACAGGTCGGTGATTTCCCATTGAATAATAAATCATTTAATTTAAGTTATGTTGGATTTGACTTATGA
- a CDS encoding proton-conducting transporter membrane subunit — MMPTVFYLSGIITFFVIFFVSVFAPTKGQTRIWLWSLLKICFFAVLFYSWFTDNIVLKWILIEASTLFGALLISSSGTERSFHVGWKFLLINSYSLGLAFLGIVILLFASTPLQNLDFASLKLGLEGQSGLLIETGILLTIYGYSGKLGLVPNHFWVGDTYAESPSQISSLIASFVPVSVVLAIRPLVKLENELNPHFINASNGLLLIGILTILYATFMLVSRDDIRRISAKVALFHTGMLTLFLWLDISDEIFYFLLSTTILVKLLIFLSMGILRMDAGKRHISKILEGANISHKALYVYLLALLVAFVFPLSPVFVLDLKIIEIAILEKQFYLFVFPILGAVFFFVALNKVLPMIRLQNRNFKHELYGTLQTRFYIFWFSLFVTLVVGLLGMFTLLGKYL; from the coding sequence ATGATGCCCACAGTATTTTATCTTTCCGGAATTATAACCTTTTTTGTGATTTTTTTTGTGTCCGTGTTTGCGCCAACAAAAGGACAAACTAGAATTTGGTTATGGAGTCTCCTTAAGATATGTTTTTTTGCAGTTTTGTTTTACTCTTGGTTTACTGATAACATTGTATTAAAGTGGATATTGATTGAAGCATCTACCTTGTTTGGTGCACTTTTGATTTCGTCCAGTGGAACAGAACGATCCTTTCATGTTGGATGGAAATTTTTACTAATCAATTCGTATTCCCTTGGTTTAGCTTTTTTAGGTATTGTTATACTCCTTTTTGCTTCGACACCTCTGCAAAATTTGGATTTTGCTTCCTTGAAACTAGGGTTGGAAGGTCAATCAGGACTTCTTATCGAAACAGGTATTCTGTTAACAATTTATGGATACAGTGGAAAGTTGGGGTTGGTGCCAAATCATTTTTGGGTAGGTGATACATATGCTGAAAGTCCAAGTCAGATCTCTTCTTTGATTGCTTCTTTTGTTCCAGTGAGTGTGGTGCTTGCCATTCGTCCTTTAGTTAAGTTAGAGAATGAATTAAATCCACATTTTATCAATGCCTCTAATGGTTTATTGTTAATTGGAATCTTAACAATTTTATATGCAACGTTTATGTTGGTCTCTAGAGATGATATTCGTAGAATTTCTGCTAAGGTTGCTTTGTTTCACACGGGAATGTTGACTTTGTTTTTATGGTTAGATATCTCCGACGAAATTTTTTACTTTTTACTTTCCACAACCATTCTTGTGAAGTTACTCATCTTTCTTTCAATGGGAATTTTAAGAATGGACGCAGGGAAACGCCATATTTCCAAGATATTGGAAGGTGCCAACATAAGTCATAAAGCTTTGTACGTGTATCTACTTGCGTTGTTAGTTGCTTTTGTATTCCCTCTTTCTCCCGTTTTTGTTTTGGATTTGAAAATTATTGAAATTGCGATCTTAGAAAAACAGTTTTATCTCTTTGTTTTCCCAATCCTTGGTGCTGTTTTCTTCTTTGTAGCGCTTAATAAAGTTTTACCCATGATCAGATTACAAAATAGAAATTTTAAACATGAATTGTATGGAACTCTGCAAACACGTTTTTATATTTTTTGGTTTAGTTTGTTTGTAACGTTGGTGGTTGGCCTCCTTGGAATGTTTACTTTGCTTGGAAAATATTTATGA
- a CDS encoding formate hydrogenase: MIYDFVYLLLLLTGIVVLVENRLSHIIVFLSLQGFLLIFPVVQTHEGDWEHAISLISLVVLFKAILTPWILNWTANKSKMNESTTPRFGYLATLLFMVLGLVLAVKITEGVSLLSIPVHKIGLIYVILLVYVGILCFVVRRNWLALIAGFCVFENGIFVLTMVLDKGLPFGLEFGSFLDAILVIVSGGILQLSPHMHIKERKL, translated from the coding sequence ATGATATATGATTTTGTTTATTTATTATTGTTGTTAACTGGTATCGTAGTATTAGTTGAAAATCGTCTCAGTCATATTATTGTATTTCTGAGTTTACAAGGATTTTTATTGATTTTTCCAGTCGTGCAGACCCATGAAGGTGATTGGGAACATGCGATTTCATTAATTTCTCTTGTTGTTCTATTTAAAGCAATATTAACTCCTTGGATATTGAATTGGACAGCCAACAAATCTAAGATGAACGAAAGTACAACTCCTAGATTTGGTTATTTGGCAACATTACTATTTATGGTTCTTGGTTTGGTTTTGGCAGTGAAAATCACGGAAGGTGTATCACTTTTGTCAATACCTGTTCATAAAATTGGTTTGATTTATGTAATTTTATTAGTTTATGTTGGGATTTTGTGTTTTGTTGTTAGACGAAATTGGTTAGCATTGATTGCTGGCTTTTGCGTTTTTGAAAACGGTATTTTTGTTTTGACCATGGTTTTGGATAAAGGATTACCATTTGGTTTGGAGTTTGGTTCATTTTTGGATGCAATTCTCGTAATCGTCTCTGGCGGAATTTTACAACTTTCTCCGCATATGCATATCAAGGAACGAAAGTTATGA
- a CDS encoding NADH-quinone oxidoreductase subunit H, whose protein sequence is MDHYIYLTYLFVLFIVLPFLLTGILRKVRAFTQGRKGPKIIQFFLEFQKFYLKVPVLHNNVSSLSHIAPRVALFSSLMIWTLVLFEWAPFIFIPFFLALYRFAYIGFAMEGATSFGGMASGREILLSVMVEPTFILMILAAQSHIEISETPQGILIGSLFLILSFIAILAELAKPPFDDPRTHLELTMVHEAMILEASGRQMAFFELASSVKLSALLVFLVKLALEHSKIFRTNSLDGLNREFLILPAVIFLAIVIGFWEANSVRRKWTWIPEFMGLTFIAILILGTLVKLS, encoded by the coding sequence ATGGATCATTATATATACCTAACTTATTTGTTTGTTCTATTTATTGTCTTGCCTTTTTTGCTAACTGGCATTTTGCGAAAAGTGAGGGCTTTTACACAAGGAAGGAAAGGACCTAAAATCATTCAGTTTTTTTTAGAATTTCAAAAATTCTATTTAAAAGTACCTGTTCTGCACAATAACGTTTCTTCGTTATCCCATATAGCTCCGAGAGTTGCCTTGTTTTCGTCATTAATGATTTGGACGCTAGTTCTATTTGAATGGGCTCCTTTTATATTTATTCCGTTCTTTTTGGCACTCTATCGGTTTGCTTATATAGGATTTGCAATGGAAGGTGCAACATCGTTTGGTGGAATGGCTTCAGGTCGAGAAATATTGTTATCTGTAATGGTGGAGCCAACATTTATTTTAATGATACTCGCTGCACAATCACATATTGAAATATCAGAGACTCCGCAAGGAATCCTCATTGGATCATTATTTCTCATTCTTTCCTTTATTGCGATATTAGCAGAGTTAGCAAAGCCTCCCTTTGACGATCCAAGAACGCATTTAGAGTTAACGATGGTTCACGAAGCTATGATATTAGAGGCTTCTGGAAGGCAAATGGCATTCTTCGAGTTAGCAAGTTCAGTAAAACTTTCTGCCTTATTGGTTTTTTTAGTAAAACTTGCTTTGGAGCATTCAAAAATATTCAGAACGAATTCTCTCGATGGTTTGAATCGTGAATTCTTAATTTTGCCTGCTGTAATTTTTCTGGCGATTGTGATTGGCTTTTGGGAAGCAAATAGTGTTCGCCGTAAGTGGACATGGATACCAGAATTTATGGGTTTAACCTTCATTGCGATTTTGATTTTAGGAACATTGGTGAAACTCTCTTAG